GCGCGTGATGAGACGAGGAATACGGCGAGTTCAATCGCGCACGGCGCGAAGGACAACGTGCCTAAGATCTACGCTGAGCTCGGCAAATAACGGTCGCGAGCCAGGAACCGGCCCGCAGTTGGGCGATGCCCCGGCTCGATCGCAGCTTGGCGGCGGTCTCCGCGATGCCGGCGCGATCGGCGATCTCCTTGAAGCTCAGGCCGAGGAGGTGGTGCTGGCTCAACGCGTCCCGCTTCGGCGCGGGCACCGTGGCCAGGGCGGCATGGTATCAGCGGGCGCCGTTCACGAACGGCGTCAGCACCGCGGTGATGAACTGGTGGGTCGGCGCCGGCACGCCCGCTTCCTTGCCAAGGCGCACCACCGCGCCGCTCAGCCAGGGCAGTTCGAGCCGGCGGCCGCGCTCGAGGTCCTCGAGCAGCGACGACTTCGAGTTGGCCGGGAAGTTCCGAATCAGGGCGAGGGTGTCATCGACCAGCGTCGGCGGGAACACGATGCCGCGGGCGCGGCCGACGGCGATGGTCTCTTCGATCGCCGCCATCATCATCGCGAACAGGTTCGGGTCTTCGCGAATCACGCCCATCGGCGACCGGGTGACCGCGGTCATGCCGCTCCACGTCGACAGGCGCACGAACTTGATCCACAGGTCGGTCTCGACGCTCGTGCTCGCCGTGGCCTGGAAGCCGGCGCGGATGCAGGCCTCTTCAAACGCCACCAGCCGCGGCGACCGCGATCCATCCGGCTCGCCGAACACCAGCTGCTGGGCGGCGGTGTGCCGCAGGTGGCCGGGCCGGTCGAGCACGATGACGATGTAGGCGACGCCGCCGGCGACGTGATCCGCGCCGACATGTTTCGCCACCATGTCAACGGCCTCAACGCCGTTCTGGAGCGTGATCACCACGGTGCCGGGACCGATCATCGGCTTGAGGGTCGCCGCCGCCGCGTCGACGTCGTACAACTTCACCGTGAACAACACCACGTCCACCGGTCCGACGTCTTCCGGCCGATCGGTCGCCTGCACCTTGGGCAGGTGCAGCGCCCCGTTGGGACTCTCGATGTGAAGGCCGCCCTCCCGCAGCGCGGCCAGGTGCGCGCCCCTCGCGAGAAAGGTCACGTTTTCACCGGCGGCGGCGAGCCGGCCGCCGAAATAGCCGCCGACGCCGCCCGAACCAAAGATCGCGATCTTCACAGTTTCACTGCATCCAGACTGACGACGGGTTCGTCGCCGATAACGGCCGCGTTGTGCACGGTGCCGCGCGGGATCTCAATCCAGTCGCCCGCGGTCAGCACCTTCATGTGCCCGCGCACGACCAGCCGGAAACGGCCAGAGACGACGGCGTCGATCTTGTCGACGCCGTGGCGGTGGTCGGGAAACACGGTGCCTGGTTCGTACACGTACTTCGCGACGGCGTAGCCCAGCGACTCGAGCTTGGCTCGAAGCGCGGCTTCGGTAGCCGGCCCGTCAGACGTGTTCCAGCGTTGAACGGCCACCCTACGCGCCGGCGGGTGGCGCCGGCATGCCGGGCACGGTCCCGCCCGACAGTTCCTGGTCGATCATCAGCAGCCCGACGCCGGTGTTGCCGGCCAACCGGATGCGGCCGAGCACGGCCCGCGCCGCGGCTTCTTCTTCCATCTGCTCGGTCACGAACCACTGCAGCATCACCACGCCCGGCCGGTCCTTGGCCTTCTCGGCGATCGCGTAGAGCTCGTTGATCGACGCGGTGACCTCCTGCTCGTTCTTCAGGACGTGCTCGCACAGCGCTTCCGCCGACTTCCACTTCATGGGTGGTGCGGCGATCGCCGGCAGCACGACGCTCTGGTCGCGCTCCACGAGGTGATCGATGATCTTCTGCGCATGCATCAGCTCGTCGGACGACTGCTTGCGCATCCACGTCGCAAAGCCCGGCAGGTCGTGTTCCGACAGCCAGATCGACATCGCCAGGTATTCGTGCGACGCGCGGAACTCGAGCTTGAGATGCTCGTTGAGGCCCTTCAACAGATCTTTCGTCATGGTCGCTGGCTTCTCTCGCCTTATGGCGTGATCGTGAACTTCTGGGGAGCCGAGGCCACCAGCACCTGGCCGGCCTTGCGGGCGCTGACCTGCCACGTGTGCGCTTCCGGCTCCAGCGCCACGGTGGTCGGCAGCTTGGCTTCGGTGGCCGTAAGCACCGGGCTCTCCCAGACCACGCGGCCGTCGGAGTTCGCCTGGATCTTCACGACGTAGCCGTCGGCGCCGTCAACCGCCGACCACCGGAAGATGTCGATGTGGCCGCCGCTGGCGCCTTCGATTGGCTCCAGCAGCGACAGGGTCGCCGCCGGCTTCGGCGCTTCGGCCGGCGCCGCGGCCGGAGCGGGCGCCGCAACTGGTGCGGGTGCGCTGGCGGGCGCGCCGCCTCCGCAGGCCACGGTGAGGGTGATCAGGGCAACGGGGACAACGCTCGCAACGATACGTTTCATGATGATCTACGCCGCGCGAGCTCGAAGCCCACGCCTCCAAGAATGACAAACAGTCCGGTTCCGGTCATCGCCAGCGGGAGTTGACCGTTGCCTCCGAAATACACCCCCGCGATCATCGACGCGGCGGCTGCCGACATTACCGCGATCACCGCGGCAGCTGATGGTTTGTTGGCCATGTACTTGATTCTATCCAATCGGCCGCACTAGCCGCCAATGC
This sequence is a window from Vicinamibacterales bacterium. Protein-coding genes within it:
- a CDS encoding 2-dehydropantoate 2-reductase gives rise to the protein MKIAIFGSGGVGGYFGGRLAAAGENVTFLARGAHLAALREGGLHIESPNGALHLPKVQATDRPEDVGPVDVVLFTVKLYDVDAAAATLKPMIGPGTVVITLQNGVEAVDMVAKHVGADHVAGGVAYIVIVLDRPGHLRHTAAQQLVFGEPDGSRSPRLVAFEEACIRAGFQATASTSVETDLWIKFVRLSTWSGMTAVTRSPMGVIREDPNLFAMMMAAIEETIAVGRARGIVFPPTLVDDTLALIRNFPANSKSSLLEDLERGRRLELPWLSGAVVRLGKEAGVPAPTHQFITAVLTPFVNGAR
- a CDS encoding cupin domain-containing protein, whose amino-acid sequence is MAVQRWNTSDGPATEAALRAKLESLGYAVAKYVYEPGTVFPDHRHGVDKIDAVVSGRFRLVVRGHMKVLTAGDWIEIPRGTVHNAAVIGDEPVVSLDAVKL
- a CDS encoding ferritin gives rise to the protein MTKDLLKGLNEHLKLEFRASHEYLAMSIWLSEHDLPGFATWMRKQSSDELMHAQKIIDHLVERDQSVVLPAIAAPPMKWKSAEALCEHVLKNEQEVTASINELYAIAEKAKDRPGVVMLQWFVTEQMEEEAAARAVLGRIRLAGNTGVGLLMIDQELSGGTVPGMPAPPAGA